A region of Candidatus Eremiobacterota bacterium DNA encodes the following proteins:
- a CDS encoding response regulator has product MKPGFFAPRSVAQKLCLYIGLALSLIFIFSATINYTKNKFTVIDQTNAEAQKQVKAFASQIDEEVRRVATVTESIAAQQQAAGLEPTSQTVPFLVGLLQKMPRNEVYGVYIAYDRKDYRKKDACLAVHRKGWPSLTPVDYDFHEEKQEWYVGPRNTGKLYITEPYYDKGAGAITMVSITTPLFDNEKKFFGVAGCDMSLEEIQNEIRHFSLRTSDKSISEGQDKEYAYLVSRHGKVIAHSTDDRLMLREGYEGEDVRNLEGGNEIAGSREGKMRFRKGSHYWWIYWAEAPFTGGKVVLNVPEAVMFRTVTELTHLWMIFLPVTLVLMLVFLTIIAQRVMKPVATLTKAASELEAGRFDLSFLEEASKKRDELGQLARTFQKMASEIESRERRLQEWSQTLERTVEERTAELAKSMREAQDARAEAEAANRTKSTFLASMSHELRTPMNAIIGYSEMLMEDAEDSGETGTLADLRKIHAAGKHLLSLINDILDLSKIEAGKMELFIETFSIRDMISDVVTTIQPLVEKNSNTLRQEIQEGIDTMQSDLTKVRQGLFNLLSNACKFTHEGQISLAVEHEKEQGREWILFRVSDTGIGITGEQINKLFQAFTQADNSTTRQYGGTGLGLSITKKFCQMMGGDVTVTSEQGKGSVFTIKLPARTPDPKATAPGEEVKEEEPLQQGLTTVLIIDDDPTAREIIIRHLVKEGYQYRTASNGKEGLALAKEIKPAVITLDVMMPEMDGWAVLAALKEDEELRSIPVIMHTILDQKEMAYALGVTDYLTKPVDRERLIEIMEKYRMDRDLKTVLVVEDDLTTRHMVAQILRRSGYSVLEAENGIKALERIGEKLPDFIFLDLMMPEMDGFEFIEEFRSRPEWSRVPIVVLTAKELTAGERSRLSAVVEKIVSKGSVSNDELVQIVRAYMERGPARTAPDDL; this is encoded by the coding sequence ATGAAGCCGGGATTTTTCGCACCACGCTCCGTCGCACAGAAGCTCTGCCTTTACATCGGCCTGGCCCTCAGCCTCATCTTTATTTTCTCGGCTACGATCAATTATACCAAAAACAAGTTCACCGTCATTGATCAGACCAATGCAGAGGCCCAGAAGCAGGTAAAGGCTTTCGCCTCCCAGATTGATGAAGAGGTGCGCCGCGTGGCCACCGTGACTGAGAGCATTGCGGCTCAGCAGCAGGCTGCAGGCCTGGAGCCCACTTCCCAGACCGTGCCCTTCCTTGTGGGGCTTCTCCAGAAAATGCCCCGGAATGAGGTCTATGGGGTTTACATCGCTTATGACCGCAAGGATTACAGGAAAAAGGACGCCTGCCTTGCCGTGCACCGGAAGGGCTGGCCCAGCCTCACGCCGGTAGATTATGATTTCCATGAAGAGAAACAGGAATGGTACGTCGGCCCCAGGAACACCGGGAAGCTCTACATTACGGAACCTTACTATGACAAGGGCGCGGGCGCTATCACCATGGTAAGCATCACCACGCCTCTCTTCGACAATGAAAAAAAGTTTTTTGGTGTCGCCGGCTGTGACATGTCCCTCGAGGAGATCCAGAATGAAATTAGGCACTTCAGCCTGCGCACCTCTGATAAGAGCATTTCGGAAGGCCAGGATAAGGAGTACGCGTACCTCGTGAGCCGCCATGGGAAGGTAATCGCCCATTCCACCGATGACCGCCTCATGCTCCGCGAGGGCTATGAAGGCGAAGATGTAAGAAACCTGGAGGGAGGGAACGAGATCGCCGGGTCCCGTGAAGGGAAGATGCGCTTCAGGAAGGGCTCGCACTACTGGTGGATCTACTGGGCCGAAGCGCCCTTTACCGGGGGGAAGGTAGTGCTCAACGTGCCGGAGGCCGTCATGTTCCGCACGGTGACGGAGCTTACCCATCTCTGGATGATTTTTCTCCCCGTCACGCTTGTGCTTATGCTGGTATTTCTCACGATCATCGCGCAGCGGGTGATGAAGCCCGTGGCTACTCTCACCAAAGCGGCCTCGGAGCTTGAGGCCGGCCGCTTTGACCTCTCATTTCTCGAGGAGGCGTCAAAAAAGCGCGACGAGCTGGGCCAGCTTGCGCGGACCTTTCAGAAAATGGCATCGGAAATCGAGTCCCGCGAGAGGCGCCTCCAGGAGTGGAGCCAGACCCTGGAGCGCACCGTCGAGGAGCGCACCGCCGAGCTGGCGAAGTCAATGCGCGAAGCACAGGACGCCCGCGCCGAGGCAGAGGCGGCAAACCGCACCAAGAGCACCTTCCTGGCGAGCATGAGCCATGAGCTCCGCACGCCCATGAATGCCATAATAGGCTACAGCGAGATGCTCATGGAGGATGCCGAGGACTCGGGGGAGACCGGGACCCTTGCCGATCTCAGGAAGATCCACGCCGCCGGGAAGCACCTGCTGTCGCTCATCAACGACATCCTGGACCTCTCCAAGATAGAAGCGGGAAAGATGGAGCTCTTCATCGAGACCTTCAGCATCCGCGACATGATTAGTGATGTCGTGACCACCATCCAGCCCCTCGTGGAGAAGAACAGCAACACCCTCAGGCAGGAGATCCAGGAAGGCATCGACACCATGCAGAGTGATCTCACCAAGGTGCGCCAGGGTCTCTTCAACCTCCTCTCCAATGCCTGCAAGTTCACCCATGAGGGGCAGATCTCCCTTGCGGTGGAGCATGAGAAGGAGCAGGGCAGGGAGTGGATACTCTTCCGCGTGAGCGACACCGGTATCGGGATCACCGGGGAGCAGATAAACAAGCTCTTCCAGGCTTTCACGCAGGCCGACAACTCCACGACGCGGCAGTACGGCGGAACGGGCCTGGGCCTCTCCATCACGAAGAAATTCTGCCAGATGATGGGGGGCGACGTCACCGTCACCAGCGAGCAAGGGAAGGGCTCGGTATTTACCATAAAGCTCCCTGCCAGGACGCCCGATCCCAAGGCGACCGCTCCCGGTGAAGAGGTGAAGGAGGAAGAGCCTCTCCAGCAAGGCCTTACGACGGTGCTCATCATAGATGATGATCCCACGGCCCGTGAAATCATCATACGCCACCTTGTCAAGGAGGGATACCAGTACAGGACCGCTTCCAACGGCAAGGAAGGCCTGGCCCTAGCAAAGGAGATCAAGCCTGCCGTCATCACCCTCGATGTGATGATGCCAGAGATGGACGGGTGGGCCGTCCTTGCGGCCCTCAAGGAGGATGAGGAGCTCCGCTCCATACCTGTCATCATGCATACCATCCTGGATCAGAAGGAGATGGCCTATGCCCTGGGAGTGACGGACTACCTCACCAAGCCCGTGGACAGGGAGCGTCTCATAGAGATAATGGAAAAGTACCGTATGGACAGGGACTTGAAGACGGTGCTTGTCGTGGAGGATGACCTGACCACGAGGCACATGGTGGCGCAGATCCTCAGGCGGAGCGGTTATAGTGTCCTTGAGGCCGAGAATGGAATAAAAGCTCTTGAGCGAATTGGTGAAAAGCTCCCGGACTTCATCTTTCTCGATCTGATGATGCCCGAGATGGACGGCTTTGAATTCATCGAGGAATTCAGGAGCAGGCCTGAGTGGAGCAGGGTTCCCATCGTGGTCCTCACGGCGAAAGAGCTCACCGCCGGGGAGCGCAGCCGCCTCAGTGCCGTGGTGGAAAAGATTGTGAGCAAGGGCTCGGTGAGCAATGACGAGTTGGTTCAGATTGTAAGGGCTTACATGGAAAGGGGGCCAGCCAGAACGGCCCCTGATGATCTTTGA
- a CDS encoding SpoIIE family protein phosphatase — MSDNPAMIPKASLSWIRHELRNPLNLILGYSEMLQEEAEEEGLTGFLGDLQKIQMAGRTMLSLINEHLVIPADEIDGAAVPVKHESTPRKVMERHDLQPDHGSLLLVDDNEGNRDILSRQLEKQGYTVSTAEDGFKALEKIKGAPFDLVLLDIIMPGMDGYQVLEHLKEDRELRHIPVIMISALDELESVIRCIERGADDYLPKPFDPVLLRARIGASLEKKRLRDQEQLSHKALVETQNLLNRELSEAADYVRSLLPPMLTGDIETDWRFIPSTSLGGDAFGYHWLDSDHFVMYLLDVCGHGVGAALLSISVMNVLRSQSLPSCDFLDPAAVLGALNLAFQMEQQNNMYFTIWYGVYDRRERRLVYASGGHPPAVFIQGPDEKQAEAASLESTGSVIGWDTDNTFENRALEVQPFNRLLVFSDGTYELTREDGSMLTFEEYLRELSRPSEPGKNDLDRVVEYAVAVNGSAAFADDFSLFQVKFR, encoded by the coding sequence ATGAGTGACAATCCCGCCATGATTCCCAAGGCTTCACTCTCGTGGATCCGCCATGAGCTGAGGAACCCTCTCAACCTGATCCTGGGCTACAGCGAGATGCTCCAGGAAGAAGCCGAGGAAGAGGGCCTTACGGGCTTCCTTGGTGATCTTCAGAAGATCCAGATGGCGGGACGCACGATGCTCTCCCTCATCAATGAGCATCTTGTCATTCCCGCCGATGAAATCGACGGCGCCGCAGTGCCAGTCAAGCATGAGAGCACCCCCCGGAAGGTCATGGAGCGCCATGACCTTCAGCCCGATCATGGCAGCCTGCTGCTTGTCGATGACAACGAGGGGAACAGGGACATCCTCTCACGGCAGCTGGAAAAGCAGGGCTACACGGTCTCGACGGCCGAGGACGGCTTTAAGGCCCTGGAAAAGATCAAGGGAGCCCCCTTTGACCTTGTGCTGCTGGACATCATCATGCCGGGGATGGACGGCTACCAGGTCCTGGAGCATCTCAAGGAGGACAGGGAGCTCCGCCATATCCCCGTCATCATGATCTCGGCCCTTGACGAGCTTGAGAGCGTCATAAGGTGCATCGAGCGCGGCGCCGATGACTACCTGCCCAAGCCCTTCGATCCCGTCCTGCTGAGGGCCAGGATCGGCGCCTCCCTTGAGAAGAAACGCCTCCGCGATCAGGAGCAGCTCTCCCATAAGGCACTCGTGGAGACGCAGAACCTGCTTAACAGGGAGCTCTCCGAAGCGGCGGACTATGTGAGATCCCTTCTCCCCCCCATGCTCACCGGCGATATTGAGACTGACTGGCGTTTTATTCCCTCCACGTCGCTCGGGGGAGATGCCTTCGGCTACCACTGGCTCGACAGCGACCATTTCGTAATGTACCTGCTTGATGTGTGCGGCCATGGCGTAGGCGCCGCCCTCCTTTCAATATCGGTAATGAATGTCCTCAGGTCCCAGAGCCTCCCGTCCTGCGACTTCCTTGACCCCGCCGCCGTGCTTGGCGCTTTGAACCTGGCGTTCCAGATGGAGCAGCAGAATAATATGTACTTCACCATCTGGTACGGTGTCTATGACAGAAGGGAGCGCCGACTGGTCTATGCGAGCGGCGGCCATCCCCCCGCCGTTTTCATCCAGGGCCCTGACGAGAAGCAGGCTGAGGCCGCGAGCCTCGAGTCCACGGGATCCGTCATCGGGTGGGACACCGACAATACCTTTGAGAACAGGGCCCTCGAGGTGCAGCCCTTCAACAGGCTCCTGGTCTTCAGCGACGGGACCTATGAGCTCACCCGCGAGGACGGCTCCATGCTCACCTTCGAGGAATACCTCCGCGAGCTTTCAAGGCCCTCAGAGCCTGGTAAGAATGACCTGGACAGGGTCGTGGAATATGCCGTGGCAGTGAACGGCTCTGCCGCTTTTGCCGATGATTTTTCCCTTTTCCAGGTGAAGTTCCGGTAA
- a CDS encoding YkgJ family cysteine cluster protein, with protein sequence MLINEETSFACTVNRIHVSSPLGDGTFEEAAFLYADYPALRTPVRAITEYVVERFRQELFGDICTRCGNCCRSRPVPVTAGEIRNICLFFHEDDEEAFRHRFIDRAFTWCESDGTLRRIEGQCAFLSKGTTEAYRCEIYPSRPSVCRDLEPSMACCAKETGKLIFHLAMIEIGNDGLEATSSSGRSVKFPWNEDSLLQSQVAELREAAGAFQIPDTSFEVAVNDLDGDLAGLRRLALEGGKVTGEKLGELAGKISSMAAPEKKYERLLVIIREKLARLVELARATPRQARPYEGGLTFTALTLYPERLEARGTLKGQPARALMKYGSHQALQDKVQAFMERLTASTDPALWEALWHADLKCFLCGECCRRFKVEINPHDIDKIAGRLGITEEEARDRYLHPGIFSWNRADALLAKKDGTKLDLIHSLADCIFLEDSRGGAALCAMYGTRPHVCESYTPLDTLCLEMSIITRKDSFLENILSVECGDGLVKMTTKTTRACEVPPYEIHLNEDRMLGTLYDALEEEAARCMRGIGSHSLEHC encoded by the coding sequence ATGCTCATCAATGAAGAGACATCCTTTGCCTGCACCGTCAACAGGATCCACGTGTCCTCTCCCCTCGGCGACGGCACCTTTGAGGAAGCAGCTTTCCTGTATGCCGACTACCCGGCGCTCCGCACCCCCGTGAGAGCCATTACCGAGTATGTCGTGGAGCGCTTCAGGCAGGAGCTCTTCGGGGACATCTGCACCCGGTGCGGCAACTGCTGCAGGTCACGGCCCGTGCCTGTCACTGCGGGGGAAATCAGGAATATCTGCCTTTTTTTCCATGAAGATGATGAGGAGGCCTTCCGCCACCGCTTCATAGACCGCGCCTTTACCTGGTGTGAATCTGACGGCACGCTCAGGCGCATCGAGGGGCAGTGCGCCTTTCTTTCCAAAGGGACTACCGAAGCTTACCGCTGCGAGATTTACCCCTCCAGGCCCTCGGTCTGCCGTGATCTTGAGCCCTCGATGGCCTGCTGCGCCAAGGAGACGGGGAAGCTCATTTTTCACCTTGCAATGATCGAGATAGGGAACGATGGCCTTGAAGCCACCTCGAGCTCTGGAAGGTCTGTAAAATTCCCATGGAATGAAGATTCTCTGCTGCAATCGCAGGTGGCAGAGCTCCGGGAGGCGGCAGGCGCCTTCCAGATCCCCGATACCTCATTCGAGGTTGCCGTAAATGATCTTGATGGCGACCTTGCCGGGTTACGGCGCTTGGCCCTTGAAGGCGGCAAGGTAACCGGGGAAAAGCTCGGCGAGCTTGCCGGGAAAATCTCGTCGATGGCGGCGCCGGAGAAAAAATACGAGAGGCTCCTTGTGATCATCCGCGAGAAGCTCGCCCGCCTCGTGGAGCTTGCCAGGGCTACCCCCCGGCAGGCCCGCCCTTATGAGGGCGGGCTCACCTTCACGGCATTAACTCTTTACCCCGAAAGGCTCGAGGCCAGGGGTACATTGAAGGGGCAGCCTGCAAGGGCTCTGATGAAATACGGCAGCCATCAGGCGCTCCAGGACAAGGTGCAGGCTTTCATGGAAAGACTCACCGCATCGACCGATCCCGCCCTGTGGGAAGCCCTCTGGCATGCCGACCTGAAGTGCTTTCTCTGCGGTGAGTGCTGCCGGCGTTTCAAGGTGGAGATCAACCCCCACGACATTGACAAGATTGCAGGCCGTCTCGGCATCACCGAGGAGGAGGCCCGTGACAGATATCTTCATCCAGGCATTTTCTCCTGGAACAGGGCTGACGCCCTCCTCGCAAAGAAGGATGGCACGAAGCTTGACCTCATCCACAGCCTGGCCGACTGCATATTCCTGGAAGACTCCCGGGGGGGAGCGGCCCTCTGCGCCATGTACGGCACGCGCCCCCATGTGTGCGAGAGCTATACCCCTCTTGACACGCTCTGCCTGGAAATGAGCATCATCACCAGGAAGGACAGCTTCCTGGAGAACATCCTCTCTGTTGAGTGCGGGGATGGGCTTGTGAAGATGACCACAAAGACCACCAGGGCCTGTGAAGTGCCTCCCTATGAGATCCACCTCAATGAGGACCGCATGCTGGGGACTCTTTATGACGCCCTGGAGGAGGAGGCGGCGCGGTGCATGAGAGGAATAGGCTCACACTCTCTCGAACATTGCTGA
- a CDS encoding response regulator: protein MAKILLVEDNEMNRDMLSRRLAKKGYEVIIAFDGAQGVAMAKSEAPDIILMDMSLPVLDGWEATKQIKADDGVKAIPVIALTAHAMSDDREKAMAAGCNDYDTKPIEFPRLLGKIEALIAGKSQ, encoded by the coding sequence ATGGCAAAGATTCTCCTCGTGGAGGACAATGAAATGAACAGGGACATGCTCTCGCGGCGCCTCGCGAAGAAGGGCTACGAGGTGATTATCGCCTTTGACGGCGCCCAGGGCGTGGCAATGGCGAAGAGTGAGGCTCCCGATATCATCCTGATGGACATGAGCCTTCCCGTGCTTGACGGGTGGGAGGCCACGAAGCAGATCAAGGCCGATGACGGCGTGAAGGCCATTCCTGTCATCGCCCTTACGGCCCATGCCATGTCAGATGATCGTGAAAAGGCAATGGCGGCCGGCTGCAATGATTATGACACGAAGCCCATCGAGTTCCCGCGCCTTCTGGGGAAAATAGAGGCGCTGATAGCGGGGAAAAGCCAATGA